One Pochonia chlamydosporia 170 chromosome Unknown PCv3seq00018, whole genome shotgun sequence DNA segment encodes these proteins:
- a CDS encoding ankyrin repeat domain-containing protein (similar to Togninia minima UCRPA7 XP_007919110.1) — protein sequence MTTAQELQTRLRETESVDGNISDAVSSQEQRRKRPRRDDTRTLAVNATKRKLERTDYTVGWICAIGTEHVAAQAFLDEEHEDPEDVPGNDDNDYTLGRVGKHNVVIVVLPVGEYGIAAAASVAKDLSHSFPNIRTGLMVGVGGGAPSRKHDIRLGDIVVSAPGDGNGGVFQYDFGKTIHGGSFHTTGFLNQPPAFLRTAVNGLKTQYERKGHQLEQAISIVLERSPRMQHRYERPPSSTDRLYQAEVVHPLNNETSCATCCGNDPLKLVLRRERTKHEDNPTVHYGLIASANQLMKDALLRDMLIAERDVLCFEMESAGLMNQFPCLVIRGICDYSDSHKNKEWQGYAAMAAAAYAKDLLCRIPPNSIKAEKRIGDILRGLQELEEAHLGISQKQLEIQEAAVKQKQSAEQEQCLQLFRLTDTNEDTTYEWYKDRVEDRVEGTCQWFLQHQHFQEWLKQDSGPLLVSADPGCGKSVLAKYLVDQDLPRSSTICYFFFKEQDQNKVRQALCALLHQLFSQKPSLIDHAVPQFRKDGQGLINSTQSLWTILGNAVKDPQTGPVILVLDALDECAAPDFENLMRNVKSQCSSDQSHGKLKYLLTSRPYEKILSQFRDRDLLWDFPNIRIPGEEESEAISKEVNHVITHRVNQLSDKKRLSDDIRSHLRKRLQETTHRTYLWVYLMFNYLENENFKKTRKGVEFIISTLPSSINEAYEQILNRSEAEYRPMVRKTLSIILAASRPLTLSEMNIAMNIDDKARSIYDVDLEDEEDFKSRLRAWCGLFVSIYHGRIYFLHQTAREFLLADLASPTTMPLEPCWHRSIATRHAHTILTGACVYYLNFLNCDFSLPIDPNEETCNSVKRHAFLDYSAKAWGSHFREAGITEDDPIMPSALKICDPDSKIYSVWFKIYWQTTYRRATGDFTGLMLPSYYGHQAVVKLLLEAGADIEAEDKWGRTSLSWAAENGHDAVVRQLLEKDANVEAKDNYDRTPLSWAAENGHETVVRLLLDGLADVEARDDYGQTPLSWSAENGNEAIVRLLLEELADVEARDNYGQTPLLWAAKKGHEAIVKLLLEKDVDIEARDYYGQTPLTWAARNGHGAVVGLLQKDADIDAKDNYYGRTPLSWAALNGHETVVSLLLQKGADVEVKSNSGQTPLSWAAENGNEAVVRLLLEKGANIEVKDNSSRVSLSWAAKKGHEAVVRLLLEKGADVEAKDDYGQTPLSLAVENWHDTIVRLLQRRSR from the exons atgacaacaGCCCAGGAACTGCAGACACGACTTCGGGAGACGGAGTCCGTGGACGGGAACATTTCAGACGCAGTGTCGAGTCAAGAgcaaaggaggaaaagacCACGTCGTGATGATACTCGGACGCTAGCTGTCAACGCTACGAAGCGAAAGTTGGAACGTACGGACTACACCGTGGGCTGGATCTGCGCCATAGGCACGGAGCATGTTGCCGCGCAGGCATTTCTCGACGAAGAGCACGAAGACCCAGAAGATGTACCCGGCAATGACGATAACGATTATACCTTGGGCAGAGTTGGGAAACATAacgttgtcattgttgtcCTACCCGTCGGAGAGTACGGTATAGCCGCTGCAGCAAGCGTCGCCAAAGATCTGTCACACAGCTTCCCTAACATCAGGACCGGTCTGATGGTCGGCGTTGGTGGCGGTGCGCCAAGCCGAAAGCATGACATACGTCTCGGCGACATTGTGGTCAGCGCTCCTGGTGATGGAAATGGTGGTGTGTTCCAgtacgactttggcaagacgATACATGGTGGAAGCTTCCACACAACGGGCTTTCTCAACCAGCCGCCAGCCTTTCTACGGACTGCGGTGAACGGACTCAAGACCCAGTATGAGAGGAAAGGCCATCAGCTTGAACAGGCAATCAGCATTGTTCTTGAGAGAAGCCCAAGAATGCAGCACAGGTATGAACGGCCGCCCTCTAGTACTGACAGGCTCTATCAAGCCGAAGTCGTGCATCCTCTAAACAATGAAACAAGCTGCGCGACGTGCTGCGGTAATGATCCATTAAAGCTAGTATTGCGACGTGAACGGACTAAACATGAGGACAACCCAACCGTTCATTATGGCTTAATTGCCTCGGCGAACCAGCTGATGAAGGACGCCTTACTCCGGGATATGCTCATAGCAGAGAGGGATGTTCTgtgttttgaaatggaatCAGCTGGGTTGATGAACCAATTTCCTTGTCTCGTAATTCGTGGCATATGCGACTACTCAGATTCACACAAAAACAAGGAGTGGCAGGGGtatgcagcaatggcagcggcTGCCTATGCGAAGGATCTTTTATGCAGAATCCCGCCAAACAGCATTAAAGCCGAGAAGAGAATTGGCGATATTCTGAGAG GCctccaagaacttgaagaagcGCACCTGGGCATCTcgcagaagcagcttgagatCCAGGAAGCCGCAGTCAAGCAGAAACAGTCCGCTGAGCAGGAACAATGTCTTCAATTGTTCCGTCTGACGGACACCAACGAGGACACCACGTACGAGTGGTACAAGGATCGCGTGGAAGACCGAGTGGAAGGTACCTGCCAGTGGTTTCTCCAGCATCAGCATTTCCAGGAGTGGCTAAAGCAGGATTCGGGTCCACTCCTAGTCTCCGCGGatcctggctgtggaaagtcGGTATTGGCCAAATACTTGGTCGATCAAGACCTACCGCGATCGTCAACCATCTgttacttcttcttcaaagaaCAAGATCAGAACAAGGTCCGCCAGGCACTCTGCGCCCTGCTTCACCAGCTCTTCTCTCAAAAGCCGTCCCTGATTGACCATGCCGTGCCACAATTCCGCAAGGACGGGCAAGGGCTGATCAACTCTACTCAATCTCTCTGGACTATCCTTGGAAACGCCGTAAAAGATCCCCAGACTGGGCCAGTAATCTTGGTCCTAGATGCCCTGGACGAATGTGCCGCGCCAGATTTTGAGAATCTGATGCGGAATGTGAAGAGCCAATGTAGCAGCGACCAGAGCCATGGCAAGCTGAAGTATCTTCTAACTAGTCGGCCATATGAGAAGATATTGTCACAATTCCGCGACCGCGACCTGTTGTGGGATTTTCCAAATATTCGTATaccaggagaagaggagtCGGAAGCCATCAGCAAAGAGGTCAATCACGTCATCACACACCGGGTCAATCAGCTGTCTGACAAGAAGCGCCTCTCAGATGATATCAGGAGCCATCTGAGGAAAAGACTACAGGAGACTACCCACCGCACTTATCTTTGGGTATACCTTATGTTCAACTACTTGGAGAATGAAAACTTTAAAAAGACTCGGAAGGGGGTCGAGTTCATCATTTCAACACTTCCGAGCAGTATCAATGAGGCTTATGAACAAATTCTTAACAGGTCCGAGGCTGAGTATCGCCCGATGGTCCGGAAAACCTTGAGTATTATCTTGGCAGCGAGTCGGCCGCTAACACTGTCGGAAATGAACATTGCCATGAATATAGACGACAAAGCGCGATCTATTTACGACGTCGACTtagaggacgaagaggactTCAAGTCACGTCTCAGAGCTTGGTGTGGGCTGTTCGTCTCAATCTACCACGGCAGGATTTACTTCCTTCATCAAACTGCTCGTGAGTTTCTCCTCGCAGATTTGGCATCACCTACAACTATGCCACTGGAGCCATGCTGGCATCGCTCAATTGCCACCCGTCACGCACACACCATTCTTACAGGGGCCTGCGTGTACTATCTGAACTTCCTTAACTGTGATTTTAGCCTTCCCATAGATCCGAATGAGGAAACCTGCAACTCCGTCAAAAGACATGCCTTCTTAGATTATTCGGCCAAAGCTTGGGGGTCTCATTTTCGCGAAGCTGGCATTACTGAGGACGATCCCATTATGCCTTCCGCTTTGAAAATTTGCGACCCCGATTCGAAGATCTACTCGGTATGGTTTAAAATCTACTGGCAAACCACATATAGGAGAGCTACTGGGGACTTTACAGGTCTTATGTTACCGTCGTACTATGGCCATCAAGCCgtggtcaagctgctgctcgaggcTGGGGCCGACATCGAGGCCGAGGATAAGTGGGGTCGAACGTCGCTGTCATGGGCAGCCGAGAACGGGCACGATGCTGTCGTGAGGcagctgctcgagaaggACGCCAAcgtcgaagccaaggacaaTTATGATCGGACACCACTTTCATGGGCCGCCGAGAACGGGCACGAGACCGTCGTGAGGCTACTGCTCGACGGACTCGCCGATGTCGAGGCCAGGGACGACTatggtcagacgccgctgtcatgGTCCGCCGAGAATGGAAACGAGGCTATCGTGAGGCTACTGCTCGAGGAACTCGCCGATGTCGAGGCCAGAGACAACTACGGTCAGACGCCCTTGTTGTGGGCCGCCAAGaaggggcacgaggccatcgtcaaactGCTTCTCGAGAAGGATGTCGACATCGAGGCCAGGGACTACTACGGTCAGACGCCACTGACGTGGGCCGCCAGGAACGGGCACGGGGCTGTGGTCGGGCTGCTGCAGAAGGACGCCGACATCGATGCCAAGGACAATTACTATGGTCGGACGCCCCTGTCGTGGGCTGCCTTGAACGGGCACGAGACAGTGGtgagcctcctcctccagaagggcgccgacgtcgaggtTAAGAGTAACTccggtcagacgccgctgtcatgGGCCGCTGAGAACGGAAACGAGGCCGTCGTtaggctgctgctcgagaaggGCGCCAATATCGAGGTCAAGGACAACTCTAGTCGGGTGTCGCTATCATGGGCCGCCAAAAAGGGACACGAGGCAGTCGTGAGGCTCctgctcgagaagggtgccgacgtcgaggccAAAGATGACTatggtcagacgccgctgtcatTGGCCGTCGAGAACTGGCACGATACCATCGTGAGGCTGCTTCAACGGAGATCTCGATAA
- a CDS encoding ribonuclease H-like protein (similar to Metarhizium robertsii ARSEF 23 XP_007817788.1) has protein sequence MSTAELQQAFYPYATHRWLCGVVNYHQGTPILSRPQQCQRAEGRKRKTTANTWAHAREPYDTEPVRCARRNEKFYYCMHCIDPPYSTTVSTTFRKHLLNSHAIQLEATENPIKKQRDSLIHDAFAKAGEVHVAKQLIRREEALRSAVNRKAALEALVQLVIVRNLSYNCSSWPELHALISAVNHTANDLISLSHGSIQKLVSNSYCVHKDILRRKLQSSPWKLHLSLDVWSAPNHKAFLGTCVKFVDSDTKETLQALLAVSELPGLDGPGGHGGAEQWKLLRQVLDDYNIWNKIPFFTGDNHGSNDKLCRFLGEHLQEKGIKWEAKKQRIRCHGHVLNLAVQAFLFIDSKEAATAALEQIEDGDRTAFGSDFIERVNAQRALGRRRLGPLGKVHNISIHMRESDYRWNLFKKRAGRSLGLDNDTRWNSWFLLLNAVLDLQEHVDWYQRKYYDDLRGDYLSPDEWQALRETRSFLQPFWRITQLTEGRYATLDRTLFTMDVLHKHYTQAFQKHHSTGALRSCIAASWAIFDKYYQLTDESPAYGAAMILHPSRRLAHIKKNWPKSWHKPVLDSVQKYWEDHYQALPITTTTPQLRDQTQRLDEYDMLARELDVVSPALSEQDEYQSFTAQPPVLIDCSPLAWWLREEQQQTCPRLSQMAVDMLSIPAMSAEPERVFSGARRTISWDRCQLGSSTIERGECMKSWIKSGITQGIPVDLDEGDKNGASEDSEGPAEEDVDQITRRRASTTDSL, from the exons ATGAGCACTGCTGAGCTTCagcaggctttctatccatacgC CACCCACAGGTGGCTATGTGGGGTCGTCAACTACCACCAGGGAACTCCAATCCTCTCCAGGCCTCAGCAGTGTCAGCGGGCCGAGGGTAGGAAGCGAAAGACAACGGCAAATACTTGGGCTCATGCTCGTGAGCCGTATGACACAGAGCCTGTTCGTTGCGCTCGACGAAATGAGAAGTTTTATTATTGTATGCACTGTATTGACCCTCCCTATTCGACAACGGTCTCGACGACATTCCGCAAGCACCTGCTGAATAGCCATGCCATTCAGCTGGAAGCAACTGAAAACCCAATCAAGAAACAGCGCGACAGCCTTATCCATGATGCCTTTGCAAAAGCTGGCGAAGTGCATGTTGCGAAGCAATTGATTAGACGAGAGGAAGCCCTAAGAAGCGCTGTCAATCGGAAGGCCGCACTAGAGGCTCTGGTCCAACTTGTTATTGTCCGTAACCTCTCATATAACTGCAGTTCCTGGCCAGAGCTCCATGCGCTGATTTCCGCGGTCAACCACACGGCAAACGATCTGATCAGTCTCTCACATGGTTCAATACAGAAGCTTGTCTCCAATTCTTATTGCGTACATAAGGACATTCTGCGGAGAAAGCTCCAATCATCTCCTTGGAAACTTCACCTTTCGTTGGATGTTTGGTCTGCGCCAAATCATAAAGCCTTCCTCGGAACGTGCGTTAAATTTGTGGATTCGGACACTAAGGAGACACTGCAGGCATTACTGGCAGTGTCAGAGCTTCCTGGCCTAGACGGGCCCGGTGGCCACGGCGGAGCTGAGCAATGGAAGCTTCTTCGGCAGGTTCTTGATGACTATAACATTTGGAATAAGATACCCTTTTTTACTGGCGACAACCACGGCTCAAATGACAAGCTATGCCGCTTTCTCGGAGAACACCTCCAAGAGAAAGGCATCAAGTGGGAGGCCAAAAAGCAGAGAATTCGATGCCATGGTCATGTCCTCAACCTCGCGGTCCAGGCATTTCTATTCATTGATTCGAAAGAAGCTGCCACAGCGGCTCTGGAGCAGATTGAGGACGGCGATAGAACTGCCTTCGGCAGTGATTTCATTGAAAGAGTCAATGCCCAAAGGGCACTTGGCAGGCGGCGTTTAGGTCCCCTGGGTAAAGTCCATAACATCTCAATCCACATGCGTGAGAGTGACTACCGATGGAATTTGTTTAAGAAGCGTGCTGGAAGGTCTTTGGGACTCGATAACGATACGCGGTGGAATTCGTGGTTCCTTCTGTTAAATGCTGTCCTTGATCTTCAAGAACATGTGGATTGGTATCAACGGAAATACTATGATGATTTGCGGGGTGATTATCTGTCACCCGATGAGTGGCAAGCCCTGAGGGAGACACGCAGCTTCCTACAACCATTCTGGAGGATTACTCAACTAACAGAAGGCCGCTATGCTACACTCGATCGTACCCTCTTCACCATGGACGTCCTTCATAAACATTACACCCAGGCATTCCAAAAACACCACAGTACCGGTGCACTCCGAAGCTGCATTGCAGCATCATGGGCCATATTTGACAAGTACTACCAGCTCACAGATGAGAGTCCCGCATACGGTGCCGCAATGATACTTCACCCGTCGCGGCGCCTGGCCcacatcaaaaagaactggcccAAATCGTGGCACAAACCAGTCCTTGATAGCGTTCAAAAGTATTGGGAAGATCACTATCAAGCGCTGCCAATCacaacgacaacaccacagcTTAGGGATCAGACACAGCGGCTCGATGAGTACGATATGCTTGCTCGAGAGCTCGATGTTGTGAGCCCGGCTTTGAGCGAGCAGGATGAGTACCAGTCCTTCACCGCACAGCCACCCGTACTTATTGACTGTTCGCCGCTTGCGTGGTGGCTTCGAGAGGAGCAGCAACAAACATGCCCGCGTCTCTCCCAGATGGCTGTTGATATGCTTTCCATACCGGCCATGTCGGCCGAGCCAGAGCGTGTCTTTTCTGGAGCTCGGCGCACGATATCATGGGATAGATGCCAGCTGGGAAGTTCAACAATCGAGAGGGGTGAATGCATGAAGAGTTGGATCAAGAGTGGCATAACACAAGGAATTCCTGTAGATCTAGATGAAGGGGATAAGAATGGGGCTTCAGAGGATTCAGAGGGGCCTGCGGAGGAGGACGTCGATCAAATCACAAGACGGCGAGCCTCTACGACCGATTCACTGTAA
- a CDS encoding nacht and ankyrin domain protein (similar to Colletotrichum gloeosporioides Nara gc5 XP_007286848.1): MSTECSRSNADYTVGWICAISIEYLAAQLCLDEEHEPLEYVSPHDDNGYTLGRVGKHNVVIAVLPDSEYGTSSAASVARDMLHSFPNVRIGLMVGIGGGAPTSGNDVRLGDIVISTPRDGEGGVLQYDFGKTIQDQAFRQTAFLNRPPTVLLAAVNGLKTQYQRKRRQLEEAINHIILEQEEDLREELSRPCASSDRLYRSDFVHPPDKKNGCAEVCGVDSPNLITRLERTRHQSPAVHYGLIASANQLMKDALVRDKLAAEQGVLCFEMEAAGLMNHFPCLVVRGICDYSDSHKNKEWQSYAAVAAAVYAKELLCRIAPNKVEAEKKIGDVLSTVEQGVNKMRSDVQDTKNVVKGLELEQKREKTERWLSPPDPSTNYNNAMRQRQEGSGLWFLQTDAFVEWKQRRNSFLWLHGIPGCGKTILSSTIIQALERANPQGLLYFYFDFNNTGKQTLNSMVRSLISQLYPKGGRVWKELDSLYSSCQDGSRQPPCESLCKTFLRMIEGIKEVWIVLDALDECCTRQGPSTEGLLLWIRDLISSEYRNVHLLVTSRPEQDITSVVSGFADKVDIVPIQSGAITDDIRAYVHTRVREREGLKRWRSQLDVQEEIESRLVDQADGMFRWVACQLDALEKCLDYRTLQIALNSLPKTLDDTYSRILHGIPSEYKQNAVRILQFLTYSERPLRIEEVVDAIAVDTEGEQYFNPKHRMPDPREVACYCSSLVVVASKQGHSGDDDDKPMELQLAHFSVKEYLTSGRHDKDIGQIFRDEVAEASIATVCIAYLLHLDQDIPIRQIREAFPLAEYSARYWMSHAAVAEGKDTKLQHYIEKFFCHHKSSYKNCYSLYRPDTLFLLPGDYSRMEPAPALYYASFGGLANAVQYLLSRGANVNAQGGSYGTALHAASHRGHETVVKLLLDRGADVEAKDYEYGWTPLSRAAEKGHEVVVKLLLDRGADVEAKDYAYGQTPLSRAAEKGHEAVVKLLLDRGADVEAKDYDYGQTPLSWAAKNGHEVVVKLLLDKGADVEAKDCEYGWPPLSLAASNGHEAIVKVLLDRGADIEADNDYYGRTPLSLAAKNRHEAVVELLLDRGADVEAKDEYGRTPLSLAAKNGHEAAVELLLDRGADVDAKDEYGRTPLLLAAKNGHEAAVELLIASFGVDPYVTDGAGTTLLSWAMQTGVAPLFWAAEKGQEAIVKLLLEDADVEAKDKHGQTPLSLAAENGHEAIVKLLQSKSR, from the exons ATGTCAACTGAATGCTCCCGTTCGAATGCCGACTACACCGTGGGATGGATATGCGCCATAAGCATCGAGTACCTTGCTGCACAGCTCTGTCTCGACGAAGAACACGAGCCGCTGGAATATGTGTCCCCtcatgacgacaatggcTACACCTTGGGCCGAGTTGGGAAGCACAATGTCGTTATTGCTGTTCTGCCCGACAGCGAATACGGCACATCGTCTGCGGCCAGCGTCGCAAGAGATATGCTGCATAGCTTCCCAAATGTCAGAATCGGCCTCATGGTCGGCATCGGCGGCGGGGCGCCGACCAGCGGTAACGACGTCCGATTAGGCGACATCGTGATCAGCACTCCTCGCGATGGCGAGGGCGGGGTGTTGCAGTACGACTTCGGCAAAACGATACAGGATCAGGCGTTCCGACAGACTGCGTTCTTGAACCGGCCACCAACAGTCTTACTGGCGGCGGTGAACGGGCTAAAGACCCAGTACCAGAGGAAACGGCGTCAGCTAGAGGAAGCCATTAACCACATAATTCTTGAGCAGGAAGAGGACCTGCGGGAGGAACTTAGCCGGCCATGCGCGAGCAGCGATAGACTGTATCGCAGCGATTTTGTTCATCCTCCAGATAAGAAAAACGGCTGTGCGGAGGTTTGCGGCGTCGACTCACCGAACTTGATCACTCGACTCGAGCGAACAAGACATCAGAGTCCTGCGGTCCACTACGGTCTGATTGCTTCTGCGAACCAGCTTATGAAGGACGCCTTGGTTCGTGATAAACTCGCAGCAGAACAGGGCGTCTTatgttttgaaatggaggcAGCGGGGCTAATGAACCACTTCCCCTGCCTCGTGGTTCGCGGAATATGTGACTACTCGGATTCCCACAAAAACAAGGAGTGGCAGAGCTATGCAGCAGTGGCTGCTGCGGTATATGCCAAAGAACTTCTTTGTCGGATAGCCCCAAATAAGGTGGAAGCTGAAAAAAAGATAGGAGATGTTCTTTCTACAG ttgagcaaGGCGTGAACAAAATGCGCAGTGATGTTCAAGACACGAAGAATGTTGTCAAAGGCTTGGAACTTGAACAGAAGCGCGAAAAGACGGAACGTTGGCTGTCGCCGCCAGATCCGTCAACGAATTACAATAACGCCATGCGGCAACGCCAGGAAGGTTCTGGCCTATGGTTCTTGCAAACTGATGCCTTCGTGGAATGGAAGCAAAGGCGAAATTCTTTTTTGTGGCTTCATGGCATCCCTGGATGCGGAAAAACGATTCTTAGCTCGACTATTATTCAAGCTCTCGAGCGGGCCAATCCGCAGGGTCTCCTCTACTTTTATTTCGACTTCAATAATACGGGCAAGCAGACACTTAACAGCATGGTGCGGTCCCTTATCAGCCAACTTTATCCTAAAGGCGGACGTGTGTGGAAGGAATTGGATTCCCTCTACTCCTCTTGCCAAGACGGAAGTCGGCAACCACCCTGCGAATCGCTTTGCAAGACTTTCTTACGTATGATAGAAGGGATCAAAGAAGTCTGGATTGTTCTGGATGCCCTCGACGAATGCTGTACAAGGCAAGGGCCATCGACGGAAGGACTGCTCTTGTGGATAAGGGATCTCATCAGCTCGGAGTACAGgaatgtccatcttcttgtGACAAGTCGGCCAGAACAGGACATCACGTCTGTAGTAAGCGGATTTGCAGATAAGGTGGATATAGTGCCTATTCAGAGCGGCGCCATTACCGACGACATCCGTGCGTACGTCCACACGAGAGTGAGAGAGCGTGAAGGGCTCAAGAGGTGGCGGTCGCAACTGGACGTccaggaggagattgagtCCCGGCTCGTTGATCAGGCTGATGGAAT GTTTCGATGGGTTGCATGTCAGCTTGATGCGCTAGAAAAGTGTTTGGATTATCGCACACTCCAAATTGCTCTCAATTCGCTCCCGAAGACTCTGGACGACACCTACAGCAGGATCTTGCATGGTATTCCATCAGAATATAAGCAAAACGCCGTAAGGATTCTTCAATTCCTGACCTACTCTGAGCGGCCACTACGTATTGAGGAAGTGGTCGATGCAATAGCAGTGGATACCGAAGGGGAACAGTACTTTAATCCAAAACATAGGATGCCCGATCCTCGGGAAGTCGCGTGTTACTGCTCAAGTTTGGTAGTGGTGGCTTCCAAACAAGGCCATTCtggcgatgacgatgatAAGCCTATGGAGCTCCAGTTGGCCCATTTCTCCGTCAAGGAATATTTGACGTCTGGCCGGCATGACAAAGACATTGGCCAAATCTTTCGGGACGAGGTTGCTGAAGCGTCAATTGCAACTGTGTGTATTGCATATTTGTTGCATTTAGACCAGGATATTCCGATACGTCAGATCAGGGAGGCTTTTCCTTTGGCAGAGTATTCGGCAAGGTACTGGATGAGCCATGCTGCAGTGGCTGAAGGCAAGGACACAAAACTGCAACATTATATCGAGAAATTCTTCTGCCACCACAAAAGTTCATATAAGAACTGCTACAGCCTCTATCGTCCAGATACCCTTTTCCTGTTACCGGGAGACTACTCAAGAATGGAACCAGCTCCTGCGTTGTATTACGCATCATTTGGAGGGTTGGCAAACGCGGTACAATACCTGCTTAGTCGAGGCGCCAATGTCAACGCGCAAGGTGGAAGTTACGGCACCGCGCTTCATGCCGCTTCACACAGAGGACACGAGAccgtcgtcaagctgctgcttgacaggGGCGCTGACGTGGAGGCGAAGGACTATGAGTACGGTTGGACGCCGCTCTCGCGGGCCGCCGAGAAGGGGCACGAGGtcgtcgtcaagctgctgcttgacaggGGCGCCGACGTGGAGGCAAAGGACTATGCATatggtcagacgccgctctcGCGGGCCGCCGAAaaggggcacgaggccgtcgtcaagctgctacttGACAGGGGTGCCGACGTGGAGGCAAAGGACTATGATTatggtcagacgccgctctcGTGGGCCGCCAAGAACGGACACGAGGtcgtcgtcaagctgctgctcgatAAGGGCGCCGACGTGGAGGCGAAGGACTGTGAGTACGGTTGGCCGCCGCTCTCGTTGGCCGCCTCGAACGGACacgaggccatcgtcaaggtgCTGCTCGACAGGGGAGCCGACATCGAGGCTGACAACGACTACTACGGCCGGACGCCGCTCTCGCTGGCCGCCAAGAACCggcacgaggccgtcgtcgagctgctgcttgacaggggcgccgacgtcgaggcGAAGGATGAGTACGGTCGGACGCCGCTCTCGTTGGCCGCCaagaacgggcacgaggccgcCGTCGAGCTACTGCTCGACAggggcgccgacgtcgacgcGAAGGATGAGTACGGTCGGACGCCGCTCTTGTTGGCCGCCaagaacgggcacgaggccgcCGTCGAGCTGCTGATCGCCAGCTTTGGCGTTGACCCCTACGTTACAGATGGCGCTGGCACAACGCTACTATCGTGGGCCATGCAGACCGGTGTGGCACCACTCTTTTGGGCCGCTGAGAAGGGGCAAGAGGCCAttgtcaagctgctgctcgaggaCGCCGATGTCGAGGCGAAGGATAAGCacggtcagacgccgctctcGTTGGCCGCCGAGAACGGACACGAGGCCAtagtcaagctgctgcaatcGAAATCTCGATAA